A genomic region of Leptolyngbya sp. NIES-2104 contains the following coding sequences:
- a CDS encoding HU family DNA-binding protein, whose product MNKGELVDAVAEKASVTKKQADAVLSAAIETIVEAVSSGDKVTLVGFGSFESRERKAREGRNPKTGDKMEIPATRVPAFSAGKLFKEKVAPED is encoded by the coding sequence ATGAACAAAGGTGAACTCGTTGATGCAGTGGCAGAAAAAGCAAGTGTCACGAAAAAACAAGCCGATGCAGTCCTGTCGGCAGCGATCGAAACGATCGTAGAAGCTGTTTCCTCTGGTGACAAAGTGACCTTGGTTGGATTCGGTTCGTTTGAATCGCGTGAACGGAAAGCGCGGGAAGGACGCAACCCGAAAACGGGCGATAAGATGGAAATTCCGGCAACTCGCGTTCCTGCATTTTCGGCAGGGAAGCTGTTCAAAGAGAAAGTTGCACCCGAAGACTAA
- a CDS encoding GuaB3 family IMP dehydrogenase-related protein yields MDIQIGRGKTARRAYGFDEIALSPGQRTLDPKLADTRWTIGGIERKIPIIASAMDGVVDVSMAVKLSQLGALGVLNLEGIQTRYEDPNPILDRIAAVGTTEFVPLMQELYSQPIKPELIEKRIQEIKSQGGIVAVSATPAGASQFGQIAAKAGADLFFIQATVVSTAHLSPESIDPLDLAKFCEEMPIPVILGNCVTYEVTLNLMKAGAAAILVGIGPGAACTSRGVLGVGVPQATAVADCAAARDDFQRETGKYVPVIADGGLITGGDICKCIACGADAVMIGSPFARAKEAPGRGFHWGMATPSPILPRGTRIRVGTTGTLEQILRGPAQLDDGTHNLLGALQTSMGTLGAKDIKEMQQVDVVIAPSLLTEGKVYQKAQQLGMGK; encoded by the coding sequence GTGGATATTCAAATCGGCAGGGGCAAAACGGCTCGAAGAGCTTATGGATTCGACGAAATTGCGCTCTCTCCAGGACAGCGGACACTCGATCCGAAACTGGCAGATACACGCTGGACGATCGGCGGAATTGAGCGTAAAATTCCGATTATCGCTTCAGCAATGGATGGGGTCGTCGATGTAAGTATGGCAGTGAAGCTCTCGCAGTTGGGAGCGTTGGGAGTACTCAATCTAGAAGGGATTCAAACTCGTTACGAAGATCCGAATCCGATTCTCGATCGCATTGCAGCAGTTGGAACAACTGAATTTGTCCCGTTAATGCAGGAACTCTATTCGCAACCGATTAAGCCCGAATTGATCGAGAAACGAATTCAAGAAATCAAATCTCAAGGCGGAATCGTAGCAGTGAGCGCGACTCCGGCAGGTGCAAGTCAGTTTGGACAAATTGCCGCCAAAGCTGGAGCGGACTTATTCTTTATTCAAGCGACGGTGGTTTCGACAGCGCACCTTTCACCGGAATCGATCGATCCTTTAGATCTCGCAAAATTCTGTGAAGAGATGCCGATTCCCGTCATTCTTGGGAACTGTGTGACTTATGAAGTGACATTAAATCTGATGAAAGCTGGAGCCGCTGCGATTCTCGTAGGAATTGGACCGGGTGCAGCTTGTACCTCTAGGGGTGTTTTAGGAGTGGGTGTCCCACAAGCGACCGCTGTTGCAGACTGCGCGGCAGCCCGTGACGACTTCCAGCGTGAAACTGGGAAATACGTTCCGGTCATTGCAGATGGTGGATTGATTACGGGTGGCGATATCTGTAAATGTATTGCCTGCGGCGCAGATGCGGTGATGATCGGATCGCCGTTTGCACGAGCAAAAGAAGCTCCGGGTCGCGGATTTCACTGGGGAATGGCAACTCCTAGCCCGATTCTTCCTAGAGGAACTCGGATTCGGGTCGGGACAACTGGAACCCTGGAACAAATTTTGCGCGGACCTGCTCAATTAGATGATGGAACGCACAATTTATTAGGGGCGCTCCAAACAAGCATGGGAACGCTGGGTGCGAAAGATATTAAGGAAATGCAGCAAGTCGATGTTGTAATTGCTCCATCTCTATTAACGGAAGGCAAGGTTTACCAGAAAGCACAACAGCTTGGAATGGGTAAGTAA
- the trxA gene encoding thioredoxin — protein MLEFRQMKQRQGFSGMSAAAQVTDSSFDQEVLQSEVPVLVDFWAPWCGPCRMVAPVVDEIAAQYEGKIKVVKLNTDENPSVASKYGIRSIPTLMIFKGGQRVDMVVGAVPKTTLANTLEKHL, from the coding sequence ATGTTAGAATTTCGTCAAATGAAACAAAGGCAAGGATTTTCAGGAATGTCAGCAGCCGCACAAGTTACAGATTCTTCGTTTGACCAGGAAGTGCTTCAGAGTGAAGTCCCCGTCCTCGTGGATTTCTGGGCACCTTGGTGTGGTCCCTGTCGGATGGTTGCGCCTGTGGTCGATGAGATTGCAGCGCAGTACGAAGGCAAAATTAAAGTGGTCAAACTCAACACCGATGAAAATCCCAGTGTCGCGAGTAAATATGGAATTCGCAGTATCCCCACATTGATGATTTTCAAAGGCGGTCAGCGAGTTGATATGGTCGTTGGCGCTGTTCCCAAAACGACGCTTGCAAATACACTCGAAAAGCACCTTTAA
- the cobD gene encoding threonine-phosphate decarboxylase CobD: MVRPTHGGNVSWAAGLVGCSPSAILDFSASINPLGTPKSAIDAIQAHLPRLRDYPDPNYSQVRSMLAQIHQLSPDWILPGNGSAELLTWACWDLAELDQTMLFVPAFGDYFRALNAFGAKIQRVPIEANLEGSRSSGLLLNNPHNPTGKLFDRGLIQEQLDQFALVVVDEAFMDFLPPDQSLISEIERYPNLVILRSLTKFYALPGLRFGYAIAHPDRIKTWQQRRDPWSVNTLAEVAAEAVLQDYEFQKQTFDWLNAARPQLFEELKAIGGLSPLPGVANYFLVRSERSVTQLQKQLLEHDKILIRDCLSFAELGDRYFRIAIRLPAENQRLIDGLTSCLLTTIS, translated from the coding sequence TTGGTTCGTCCAACGCATGGGGGAAACGTATCTTGGGCAGCAGGTCTTGTTGGCTGTTCCCCCAGTGCAATTCTTGACTTTTCTGCCAGTATCAACCCTTTGGGAACTCCAAAGTCGGCGATCGACGCGATTCAAGCGCATCTGCCACGATTACGGGACTATCCTGATCCGAATTATTCGCAGGTGCGATCGATGCTAGCTCAGATCCACCAGCTTTCTCCGGATTGGATTTTGCCCGGTAATGGCTCGGCAGAATTGCTGACTTGGGCATGTTGGGACTTGGCGGAGTTGGATCAAACAATGCTGTTTGTGCCTGCGTTTGGCGACTATTTCAGGGCGTTGAATGCGTTTGGAGCAAAGATTCAGCGGGTTCCAATCGAAGCAAATTTAGAAGGCTCTCGATCGTCTGGACTGCTGTTGAACAATCCGCACAATCCAACCGGGAAATTGTTCGATCGCGGCTTGATTCAAGAACAGTTAGATCAGTTTGCGCTGGTCGTGGTGGATGAGGCGTTTATGGACTTCTTGCCGCCGGATCAGAGTTTGATTTCGGAAATTGAACGGTATCCAAATTTGGTGATTTTACGATCGCTGACCAAATTCTATGCACTGCCAGGATTGCGGTTTGGATATGCGATCGCTCATCCCGATCGGATCAAAACTTGGCAACAACGACGCGATCCGTGGTCGGTGAATACTTTGGCGGAGGTTGCGGCTGAAGCGGTTTTACAAGACTATGAATTTCAGAAACAGACATTTGATTGGCTGAATGCTGCTCGTCCACAACTTTTTGAGGAATTGAAAGCAATTGGGGGACTGTCGCCGCTTCCGGGTGTGGCGAACTATTTTCTGGTGCGATCGGAGCGTTCCGTCACTCAACTACAGAAACAATTACTAGAACACGATAAGATTCTTATTCGAGATTGTCTGAGTTTTGCGGAATTAGGCGATCGCTATTTTCGGATAGCTATTCGCTTGCCTGCGGAAAATCAGCGTTTAATTGATGGGCTAACTTCATGCCTGCTGACTACGATTTCGTAA
- a CDS encoding Crp/Fnr family transcriptional regulator: protein MSSIAASSALENRLLRALPPEIYHRLAIHFELVTLTTQQILHPIGEAISHVYFPIRSLISLTTLLSNGSVLEVGLVGHDGFIGTSVILGRRESVQQAIVQVGDSALRLPIQPLLDEFEQSPALQAILLEYVQVLLLQTSQLAACHRFHSIRERLARQLLLIQTALQIDEFTITHEALAQMLGTRRSGITVAIGELAQLGAVRSSRGRITIAQRQTLEAIACECYAVIQAERDRFHR, encoded by the coding sequence ATGTCTTCGATCGCGGCTTCTAGTGCGCTAGAAAATCGCCTGCTCCGAGCGCTTCCCCCAGAAATTTATCATCGATTAGCGATTCATTTTGAGCTTGTAACGCTGACGACTCAACAAATTCTTCATCCGATCGGGGAAGCCATTTCACACGTTTATTTTCCAATCCGATCGCTGATTTCGCTCACGACTTTGCTTTCAAATGGTTCGGTGCTCGAAGTCGGACTCGTCGGGCACGATGGCTTTATTGGAACTTCGGTTATTTTAGGACGGCGCGAGAGTGTCCAACAAGCGATCGTCCAAGTCGGGGATTCTGCGCTCCGCTTGCCGATTCAGCCCCTGTTAGACGAATTTGAACAAAGTCCTGCCTTACAAGCAATCTTATTAGAATATGTTCAAGTTTTATTGTTACAAACCTCTCAACTCGCAGCGTGTCATCGCTTTCATTCCATTCGGGAGCGTTTAGCACGACAGTTATTGCTTATTCAAACTGCCTTACAGATTGATGAATTCACGATTACCCATGAAGCGCTGGCACAAATGTTAGGAACTCGGCGATCGGGGATCACCGTCGCGATCGGGGAACTTGCCCAGTTAGGGGCGGTTCGATCCAGTCGGGGACGGATTACAATTGCACAGCGGCAAACATTAGAAGCGATCGCTTGCGAATGTTATGCGGTGATTCAGGCAGAACGCGATCGCTTTCATCGATAA
- a CDS encoding LOG family protein, producing the protein MSLDPSPSASSQPTPLINVESLRSTLNDLLDHLPTLQHGELIAQALGLIIRMSGDEIDRLDWKILNASLQDMERAFTVFYPYRHVRKIAIFGSARIKPDTEEYQLAKEFAQCVTQQGYMVITGAGGGIMEAGNEGAGADKSFGLNIQLPFEQGANQFIQGDPKLIPFKYFFTRKVFFLKESDALALFPGGFGTQDEAFECLTLTQTGKSAPVPLVLIDKPGGRYWDDWAEYIDKQLMKRGLISADDPSLYTITDDLDVAIAAISSFYQVYHSSRYVGGQLVLRLKTELSDEAIAELNDRFKDILVTGKIERTKPLAQEAQDETYQLPRLIMHFNQRDLGKLYQLIAAINMLGNPPPEVYAHPERK; encoded by the coding sequence ATGTCACTTGACCCGTCCCCGTCCGCTTCGTCCCAACCTACGCCGCTGATTAACGTTGAATCTTTACGATCGACGCTCAATGATCTTTTAGATCATTTGCCAACCTTGCAGCATGGAGAGCTGATTGCTCAGGCGTTGGGGTTAATTATTCGCATGAGTGGTGATGAGATCGATCGCTTAGATTGGAAAATCCTGAATGCGTCGCTGCAAGATATGGAACGAGCATTCACGGTGTTTTATCCCTATCGGCATGTGCGAAAGATTGCGATTTTCGGATCTGCCCGAATTAAGCCCGATACCGAGGAGTATCAGCTTGCGAAGGAATTTGCCCAGTGTGTGACGCAACAGGGCTACATGGTGATCACAGGTGCGGGTGGCGGCATCATGGAGGCGGGCAACGAAGGCGCGGGCGCAGATAAGTCGTTTGGCTTGAATATTCAATTGCCGTTTGAGCAAGGCGCGAATCAGTTTATTCAGGGCGATCCGAAGCTAATTCCGTTCAAATATTTCTTCACTCGAAAAGTTTTCTTTCTTAAAGAAAGTGATGCGTTAGCGCTGTTTCCGGGTGGGTTTGGCACACAGGATGAAGCGTTTGAATGTTTGACGCTGACGCAGACTGGAAAATCGGCTCCTGTTCCCTTAGTTCTCATTGATAAACCGGGTGGGCGCTACTGGGATGATTGGGCGGAATACATTGATAAGCAATTGATGAAACGCGGGTTGATTAGCGCGGACGATCCGAGTTTGTATACGATCACCGATGATTTGGATGTGGCGATCGCGGCAATTTCCAGCTTTTATCAGGTGTATCACTCTAGTCGCTATGTGGGGGGTCAATTGGTGCTGCGATTGAAGACGGAACTGAGTGACGAAGCGATCGCGGAATTGAACGATCGATTTAAAGATATTCTCGTAACGGGCAAAATTGAGAGAACGAAGCCGCTTGCACAGGAAGCCCAAGACGAAACTTATCAGCTACCCCGGTTGATCATGCACTTTAATCAGCGCGATCTCGGCAAGCTCTATCAATTGATTGCAGCAATCAATATGCTGGGCAATCCACCGCCAGAGGTTTACGCTCATCCAGAACGCAAGTAA
- a CDS encoding Uma2 family endonuclease yields the protein MVAEIKSDIIYPESDGKPMADNTKQFEWIVLIKKNLDLLFQNEPNVFVAGDLLWYPVEGNPNVCAAPDAMVVFGRPKGDRSSYKQWEEANLPPQVVFEILSPSNTKREMARKLVFYEDYDVEEYYIYDPDANRVEGWLKCNGMLNEIDDFSSYTSPRLSIRFDLSASPMQIYCSNGRKFLSYGELDALLQQERSRADQAEQRAEQLAEQLRQMGIDPDQI from the coding sequence ATGGTTGCTGAAATCAAATCAGATATTATTTACCCGGAAAGCGACGGGAAGCCGATGGCGGACAATACCAAGCAGTTTGAATGGATTGTGCTGATTAAGAAGAATTTAGATCTCTTGTTTCAGAATGAGCCAAATGTCTTTGTTGCAGGTGATCTGCTCTGGTATCCAGTCGAGGGCAATCCTAATGTTTGTGCGGCTCCAGATGCGATGGTCGTATTCGGCAGACCGAAAGGCGACCGAAGTTCATACAAACAGTGGGAAGAAGCAAATTTACCTCCGCAAGTCGTGTTTGAGATTTTGTCTCCGAGCAATACGAAACGGGAGATGGCGCGAAAGTTAGTCTTTTACGAAGACTACGATGTTGAGGAGTATTACATCTATGATCCGGATGCTAACCGTGTTGAAGGTTGGTTGAAATGCAATGGAATGCTGAATGAAATTGATGATTTCTCCAGTTATACCAGTCCGCGTCTTAGCATTCGCTTTGATCTGTCAGCCAGTCCGATGCAAATCTATTGCTCAAACGGCAGAAAGTTTTTGAGTTATGGAGAATTAGATGCTTTGCTGCAACAAGAACGATCGAGAGCAGATCAGGCAGAGCAACGAGCCGAACAGTTAGCGGAGCAGTTGCGGCAGATGGGAATTGATCCGGATCAGATTTGA
- a CDS encoding metalloregulator ArsR/SmtB family transcription factor, which yields MSQPEFQTLLNFFKALSNESRLKLVGILAQREYSVEELAALLQLKEPTISHHLSKLKELNLVQMRPDRNTHLYRLNQEALQDLSKAIFSTQMTTVSSEINPDAWEDKVLRNFLDGDRLREIPASRKKRWVILKWLVNQFEMGQDYPERSLNEIIKRIHPDTATLRRELIGYRMMQRENGVYWREPESEWREESVL from the coding sequence ATGTCACAACCTGAATTTCAAACTCTCCTGAATTTCTTCAAAGCCCTATCAAACGAGAGCCGCCTCAAACTTGTGGGGATTTTGGCACAGCGCGAATACAGCGTGGAAGAACTTGCCGCACTTCTACAACTTAAAGAGCCAACAATTTCCCATCATTTGAGCAAATTGAAAGAATTGAATCTAGTTCAGATGCGTCCCGATCGCAATACACATCTCTATCGCCTTAATCAAGAAGCCCTGCAAGATTTGAGTAAAGCGATCTTTTCCACGCAAATGACGACTGTTTCAAGCGAGATCAATCCGGATGCTTGGGAAGATAAAGTCTTAAGAAATTTTCTAGATGGCGATCGCTTACGAGAAATTCCCGCAAGTCGGAAAAAACGTTGGGTAATCCTGAAATGGCTCGTGAATCAGTTTGAAATGGGGCAAGACTATCCAGAGCGATCGCTCAACGAAATCATCAAACGCATTCATCCAGATACTGCAACACTGCGACGTGAACTAATCGGATATCGAATGATGCAGCGGGAAAATGGCGTTTACTGGCGCGAACCTGAAAGCGAATGGCGAGAAGAATCAGTTTTGTGA
- a CDS encoding DUF4168 domain-containing protein: MMMNRDFSSLSRWLVKRSIALGAFSAIAVLAGWAPDFSAPTVSQAFDSSASAQESAFTRYVRAAVALEQRRQTLQGQLQQVTGGNVPSGVCQNISQVNPNARDRVRGLCQEFRQSFYQILADQKPQLTIDEFNLFQSQVGSRQMCDRVAQEARRLQLGEISCKDAK, translated from the coding sequence ATGATGATGAACCGTGATTTTTCTTCTCTTTCTCGTTGGCTCGTCAAACGCTCGATCGCGTTGGGCGCATTTTCTGCGATCGCGGTTTTAGCAGGCTGGGCACCGGACTTTTCTGCTCCTACCGTGTCTCAAGCCTTTGATAGTTCCGCATCGGCTCAAGAATCCGCCTTTACTCGCTATGTCCGGGCAGCGGTCGCGCTCGAACAGCGTCGCCAAACGCTCCAAGGTCAACTCCAACAAGTCACAGGTGGCAACGTACCGAGCGGCGTTTGTCAAAACATCAGCCAAGTCAATCCGAATGCTCGCGATCGAGTACGCGGCTTGTGTCAAGAGTTTCGTCAAAGTTTCTACCAAATCCTGGCAGACCAGAAACCGCAATTGACGATCGACGAATTCAACTTGTTCCAAAGTCAGGTGGGCAGTCGTCAAATGTGCGATCGTGTGGCTCAAGAAGCGCGTCGTCTCCAACTCGGCGAAATTAGCTGCAAGGATGCCAAATAG
- a CDS encoding NAD(P)/FAD-dependent oxidoreductase, whose protein sequence is MPADYDFVIIGYSETGIYAATEAARKRARVALVEQNCQPKVSCSRILSQFAKTIAQSSRSCFDADVKLRLDSVNRYTTAIAQSHQEFYDRAKLEGLGIEFIPGSGEFCRKPQTGFTVKGRILRSRAYLIATDYTPIVSEMVSASGVEFLTPSSVITKIPESIVIIGDDAIGVEFAQLYARLGAQVTMLIRQPHLLSMADLETAFLVQAALEAEGIRIINTLHIREVRQSGNKKRIEIENYAIETDELLITAGWQQNVSSLNLQALEIDSPIQLNDRLQTSHPRVYWITHPVQSIARYQTDIVLKNLSSLPIYKVDYDRVVQSVATDPEFAWIGLTETQAIRRYRRDVMILRLPFNALMQAQITGATTGLLKLIVRRNGQILGAHLVGENAIELIHLISLAMSENLRVQFFDRFSYASPAFSEILRNAAHEYRKLQRNDFLQDLQESYFAWQRGRTNLDERR, encoded by the coding sequence ATGCCTGCTGACTACGATTTCGTAATTATCGGATACTCGGAAACTGGAATTTATGCCGCGACCGAGGCGGCTCGAAAACGGGCAAGAGTCGCCCTCGTCGAGCAAAATTGTCAGCCGAAAGTTTCGTGCAGTCGTATTCTCTCTCAGTTTGCAAAAACGATCGCTCAGAGTTCTCGATCGTGCTTTGATGCCGATGTGAAGTTGCGTCTAGATTCGGTAAATCGGTATACGACTGCGATCGCGCAATCTCATCAAGAATTCTACGATCGAGCAAAGCTAGAAGGGTTAGGAATCGAATTTATCCCTGGTTCTGGTGAGTTCTGCCGCAAGCCTCAGACTGGATTTACCGTAAAAGGTCGAATTCTGCGATCGCGGGCTTATTTGATTGCCACCGATTACACGCCGATCGTGTCTGAGATGGTGAGTGCTTCAGGCGTTGAATTTCTCACACCGAGTTCTGTGATTACGAAAATTCCTGAATCGATCGTGATTATTGGCGATGATGCGATCGGGGTTGAATTTGCTCAGTTGTATGCTCGATTGGGCGCACAAGTGACGATGTTAATTCGACAGCCGCACTTGTTATCAATGGCAGATTTAGAAACGGCTTTTCTAGTTCAAGCGGCGCTCGAAGCGGAAGGAATCCGAATTATTAATACGCTGCACATTCGAGAGGTTCGCCAAAGCGGGAATAAGAAACGGATTGAGATTGAGAATTATGCGATCGAGACTGACGAACTTTTAATCACCGCAGGCTGGCAGCAAAACGTTTCGAGTCTGAATCTGCAAGCATTGGAGATTGATTCACCGATTCAACTCAACGATCGCTTACAAACGAGTCATCCGCGTGTGTATTGGATCACTCATCCGGTGCAATCGATCGCCCGTTATCAAACCGATATTGTTCTGAAGAATTTATCATCGCTACCGATTTACAAAGTCGATTACGATCGCGTTGTTCAATCTGTTGCAACTGATCCTGAATTTGCTTGGATTGGACTGACTGAAACTCAAGCGATTCGCCGTTATCGTCGCGATGTAATGATATTGCGTTTACCGTTTAATGCTTTGATGCAGGCACAAATCACGGGAGCGACAACCGGACTATTGAAATTAATTGTGCGGCGGAATGGTCAGATTTTAGGAGCGCATCTTGTCGGAGAAAATGCGATCGAGTTAATTCATTTGATTTCTCTAGCAATGTCTGAGAATTTGAGAGTGCAATTCTTCGATCGTTTTTCTTATGCGTCTCCAGCGTTTTCAGAAATACTCAGAAATGCGGCTCACGAATATCGCAAGTTGCAGCGAAATGATTTCCTTCAGGATTTACAGGAGAGCTACTTTGCTTGGCAGCGAGGGCGAACGAATTTAGACGAGCGACGATAA
- the groL gene encoding chaperonin GroEL (60 kDa chaperone family; promotes refolding of misfolded polypeptides especially under stressful conditions; forms two stacked rings of heptamers to form a barrel-shaped 14mer; ends can be capped by GroES; misfolded proteins enter the barrel where they are refolded when GroES binds) has translation MAKIVVFDEASRQALERGVNALADAVRVTLGPRGRNVLLEKKFGAPQIINDGVSIAKEIELEDPLENTGAALIREVASKTKDLAGDGTTTATVLAQAMIREGLKNVAAGTNPISLRRGMDKAIAKLVIEIQAVAKPVEGPEIAQVATVSSGNDDEVGKMIQFAMDQVGRDGVITVEESKSLATELEVVEGMELDRGYLSPYFVTDTERLIVEYENVAILLCDKKIGSIQELVPVLERVARAGQPLLIIAEDVEGEALATLVVNRLRGVLNVVAIKAPGFGDRRKQMLQDIAVLTDGQVISEEIGLSLDAVSGEMLGTARKIIVTKDSTTIVADNASSDNVQKRVEQLRQEVARSDSEYDKEKITERIAKLAGGIAVIKVGAATETELKNRKLRIEDALNATKAAVAEGVVPGGGVSLIHLAPKLEELKASLNAEEQIGVDIVIRAIDAPLRQIADNAGVEGAVVVEKVREMSFNEGYNAMTNEYEDLLAAGIVDPAKVVRSALQDAGSIAGMVLTTEALVVEKPEPKSAAAPDMGGMGGMGGMGGMGGMGMM, from the coding sequence ATGGCGAAGATTGTTGTCTTTGATGAAGCGTCTCGGCAGGCGCTAGAACGTGGCGTAAATGCACTTGCAGATGCGGTACGAGTCACGCTCGGTCCACGCGGTCGAAATGTACTGCTCGAAAAGAAATTTGGCGCACCTCAGATTATTAACGATGGAGTCTCGATCGCGAAAGAGATCGAACTCGAAGACCCGCTCGAAAACACAGGAGCCGCGTTAATTCGGGAAGTCGCTTCTAAAACGAAAGATTTGGCTGGAGACGGCACCACGACTGCAACTGTTCTCGCTCAAGCGATGATTCGAGAAGGCTTAAAGAACGTCGCAGCCGGGACAAATCCAATTAGCTTACGGCGCGGAATGGATAAAGCGATCGCGAAACTCGTCATCGAGATTCAAGCAGTCGCAAAACCCGTCGAAGGACCAGAAATCGCTCAGGTCGCAACGGTTTCGTCTGGAAACGATGATGAAGTCGGTAAAATGATTCAATTCGCGATGGATCAAGTCGGTCGCGATGGAGTGATTACCGTTGAAGAATCGAAATCTTTGGCGACAGAACTCGAAGTCGTTGAAGGAATGGAACTCGATCGCGGTTATCTTTCACCCTATTTCGTCACTGACACCGAACGCTTGATCGTCGAATACGAAAACGTTGCAATTCTGCTTTGCGATAAGAAAATTGGTTCGATTCAAGAATTAGTTCCGGTGCTCGAACGAGTTGCAAGAGCAGGTCAACCGCTGTTAATCATTGCGGAAGATGTTGAAGGTGAAGCGCTGGCAACTTTAGTCGTGAACCGTCTGCGGGGCGTGTTGAATGTGGTCGCCATTAAAGCTCCTGGATTTGGCGATCGACGCAAACAAATGCTGCAAGATATCGCTGTTCTCACCGATGGACAAGTAATTTCTGAAGAAATCGGTCTGAGCTTGGATGCAGTTTCCGGTGAAATGCTTGGAACAGCGAGAAAGATCATTGTCACCAAAGATTCGACTACGATCGTTGCAGATAATGCAAGTAGCGACAACGTGCAGAAGCGCGTCGAGCAGTTGCGGCAAGAAGTGGCACGAAGTGATTCTGAGTACGACAAGGAAAAGATCACAGAGCGGATTGCAAAACTAGCAGGTGGAATTGCGGTGATCAAAGTGGGAGCCGCCACCGAAACCGAACTAAAGAACCGCAAGCTGCGAATCGAGGATGCGCTGAACGCAACAAAAGCGGCAGTCGCTGAAGGAGTTGTGCCGGGTGGTGGCGTTTCGCTGATTCACTTAGCGCCGAAGCTAGAGGAACTCAAGGCAAGTCTGAATGCCGAAGAGCAAATCGGTGTGGATATTGTGATTCGGGCGATCGATGCTCCGTTGCGTCAGATTGCGGACAACGCAGGTGTCGAAGGTGCGGTCGTCGTTGAGAAAGTGCGGGAAATGAGCTTTAACGAAGGCTACAACGCCATGACCAACGAATATGAGGATCTGTTAGCTGCGGGAATTGTTGATCCGGCGAAAGTCGTGCGATCGGCACTTCAAGACGCAGGCTCGATCGCAGGAATGGTTCTGACGACTGAAGCGCTTGTCGTTGAGAAGCCTGAGCCGAAATCCGCTGCTGCTCCCGATATGGGCGGCATGGGCGGTATGGGCGGTATGGGTGGCATGGGCGGTATGGGAATGATGTAG